In Trifolium pratense cultivar HEN17-A07 linkage group LG7, ARS_RC_1.1, whole genome shotgun sequence, a genomic segment contains:
- the LOC123897188 gene encoding 30S ribosomal protein S17, chloroplastic encodes MWLLQLPSNLSSPFLTGNNVSGLNRLSKPTTTLSSAQAQAHFLPSIKAMKTMEGKVTCATNDKTVAVEVTRLQVHPKYKKRIRMKKKYQAHDPENVFKKGDLVQLQKIRPISKNKTFLAVAVPPRNRKSNNGGDANSSGELGIPLQSQQEEEVVVVEEEPQP; translated from the coding sequence ATGTGGCTTCTGCAACTTCCCTCCAACCTCTCATCACCATTTCTCACCGGAAACAATGTCTCGGGCCTCAACCGTCTCTCAAAGCCCACTACCACACTCTCAtcagcccaagcccaagcccattTTCTTCCATCAATCAAAGCAATGAAAACAATGGAAGGAAAAGTGACATGCGCCACCAATGACAAGACAGTGGCGGTGGAAGTTACTCGTTTACAAGTTCATCCGAAATACAAGAAACGTATTAGGATGAAGAAGAAGTATCAAGCTCATGATCCTGAAAATGTTTTCAAAAAAGGTGATCTTGTTCAGCTTCAGAAAATTAGACCTATTAGTAAGAATAAAACTTTTCTTGCTGTTGCTGTTCCTCCTAGGAATAGGAAATCAAATAATGGTGGTGATGCTAATTCTTCCGGTGAGCTCGGAATTCCGCTTCAGTCGCAGCAGGAGGAGGAGGTTGTGGTGGTGGAGGAAGAGCCTCAGCCTTAG
- the LOC123897187 gene encoding homeobox-leucine zipper protein GLABRA 2 isoform X2 — translation MCVVDMSNNPPPPSSSRAKDFFPSPALSLSLAGIFRHGGLAAEGEGASTSNMEVEEGEEGSTVGGDQRVEEISSEYSGPTRSKSEDEFEGDEDDEGGGDGDNKQKKKKRKKYHRHTAEQIRVMEALFKESPHPDEKQRQQLSKQLGLAPRQVKFWFQNRRTQIKAIQERHENSLLKTEIEKLREKNKTLRETINKACCPNCGVPNTNKDGAMPTEEQQLRIENVKLKAEVEKLRAALGKHASGTMSPSCSTSHDQENIKSSLDFYTGIFGLDESRIMDIVNQAMDELIKMATMDEPLWLRSLETGREILNYDEYMKEFLVENSDNGRPKRSIEASRDTGVVFADLPRIVQCFLDANQWKEMFPCLISKAATVDIICKGESSNKNGAVQLMFAELQMLTPMVPTREVYFVRYCKQLSGEKWAIVDVSIDKVEDNIDASLVKCRKRPSGCIIEDKSNGHCKVIWVEHLECQKSAVHSMYRTIVNSGLAFGARHWIATLQLQCERLVFFMATNVPMKDSTAF, via the exons ATGTGTGTTGTAGACATGTCCAATAATCCTCCTCCTCCTTCCTCTTCTCGTGCCAAAGATTTCTTTCCCTCTCCAGCTCTCTCTCTTAGCCTT GCAGGGATTTTTCGGCATGGTGGATTGGCGGCGGAAGGTGAAGGGGCGAGTACTAGTAACATGGAGGTGGAGGAAGGGGAGGAAGGGAGTACCGTTGGAGGTGATCAACGTGTTGAGGAAATTAGTAGCGAGTATTCCGGTCCAACGAGATCCAAATCAGAGGATGAATTTGAAggagatgaagatgatgaaggtgGTGGTGATGGAGATAATaagcaaaagaagaaaaaaaggaagaaatatCATAGACACACAGCTGAACAGATTAGAGTCATGGAAGC GCTTTTCAAAGAGTCACCACATCCTGATGAAAAGCAAAGGCAACAACTTAGCAAGCAATTAGGCCTTGCTCCAAGGCAAGTCAAATTTTGGTTCCAAAATCGTAGAACCCAAATCAAG GCAATACAAGAGAGACATGAAAATTCATTGTTGAAAACTGAAATAGAgaaattaagagagaaaaataagaCCCTAAGAGAGACCATAAACAAAGCTTGTTGCCCTAATTGTGGGGTACCCAATACAAACAAAGATGGTGCCATGCCAACTGAAGAACAACAACTACGTATTGAAAATGTCAAACTCAAAGCTGAG GTAGAGAAGCTAAGAGCAGCTTTAGGGAAACATGCATCAGGAACAATGTCACCTTCATGTTCTACTAGCCATGaccaagaaaatattaaaagttcTTTGGATTTTTACACTGGAATTTTTGGTCTTGATGAATCAAGAATAATGGATATAGTAAACCAAGCAATGGATGAGCTTATAAAGATGGCTACAATGGATGAACCATTGTGGCTACGTAGTTTAGAGACTGGTCGTGAAATACTTAATTATGATGAATATATGAAGGaatttttagttgaaaattCAGATAATGGAAGGCCAAAAAGATCCATTGAAGCTTCAAGAGATACAGGAGTTGTTTTTGCAGATCTTCCAAGGATTGTCCAATGTTTTCTTGATGCT AACCAATGGAAGGAAATGTTTCCATGTTTAATATCTAAGGCTGCAACAGTTGACATTATATGCAAAGGAGAAAGTTCTAACAAGAATGGTGCTGTCCAACTG ATGTTTGCTGAGCTGCAAATGTTAACACCAATGGTTCCTACTAGAGAAGTGTATTTTGTCAGATACTGCAAACAATTGAGTGGTGAAAAATGGGCAATTGTTGATGTGTCCATAGACAAAGTAGAAGACAACATTGATGCATCCCTCGTGAAGTGCAGAAAACGACCATCTGGTTGTATTATTGAGGATAAGTCAAATGGTCATTGCAAA GTAATATGGGTAGAACACTTGGAGTGCCAAAAGAGTGCAGTTCATTCGATGTATCGCACCATTGTAAACAGTGGCCTAGCTTTTGGGGCAAGACATTGGATTGCGACCCTTCAACTTCAATGTGAACGTCTAGTTTTCTTCATGGCAACAAATGTTCCCATGAAGGATTCAACTG CATTTTGA
- the LOC123897187 gene encoding homeobox-leucine zipper protein GLABRA 2 isoform X1: MCVVDMSNNPPPPSSSRAKDFFPSPALSLSLAGIFRHGGLAAEGEGASTSNMEVEEGEEGSTVGGDQRVEEISSEYSGPTRSKSEDEFEGDEDDEGGGDGDNKQKKKKRKKYHRHTAEQIRVMEALFKESPHPDEKQRQQLSKQLGLAPRQVKFWFQNRRTQIKAIQERHENSLLKTEIEKLREKNKTLRETINKACCPNCGVPNTNKDGAMPTEEQQLRIENVKLKAEVEKLRAALGKHASGTMSPSCSTSHDQENIKSSLDFYTGIFGLDESRIMDIVNQAMDELIKMATMDEPLWLRSLETGREILNYDEYMKEFLVENSDNGRPKRSIEASRDTGVVFADLPRIVQCFLDANQWKEMFPCLISKAATVDIICKGESSNKNGAVQLMFAELQMLTPMVPTREVYFVRYCKQLSGEKWAIVDVSIDKVEDNIDASLVKCRKRPSGCIIEDKSNGHCKVIWVEHLECQKSAVHSMYRTIVNSGLAFGARHWIATLQLQCERLVFFMATNVPMKDSTGVATLAGRKSILKLAQRMTWSFCQAISASSFHTWTKVTSKTGEDIRISSRKNLNDPGEPLGLILCAVSSVWLPISPNVLFDFLRDEARRTEWDIMSSGGEVQSIANLAKGQDRGNAVTIQTIKSKENNMWILQDSCTNSYESMVVYAPVDITGIQSVMTGCDSSNLAILSSGFSIIPDGLESRPMVITSRQQEKNTDGGSLFTIAFQILTNSSPTAKLTMESVDSVNSLVSCTLRHIRTSLNCEDGQCSVWRKIVSPSPLKSFVHYSIRKEGLALILICICSSM, from the exons ATGTGTGTTGTAGACATGTCCAATAATCCTCCTCCTCCTTCCTCTTCTCGTGCCAAAGATTTCTTTCCCTCTCCAGCTCTCTCTCTTAGCCTT GCAGGGATTTTTCGGCATGGTGGATTGGCGGCGGAAGGTGAAGGGGCGAGTACTAGTAACATGGAGGTGGAGGAAGGGGAGGAAGGGAGTACCGTTGGAGGTGATCAACGTGTTGAGGAAATTAGTAGCGAGTATTCCGGTCCAACGAGATCCAAATCAGAGGATGAATTTGAAggagatgaagatgatgaaggtgGTGGTGATGGAGATAATaagcaaaagaagaaaaaaaggaagaaatatCATAGACACACAGCTGAACAGATTAGAGTCATGGAAGC GCTTTTCAAAGAGTCACCACATCCTGATGAAAAGCAAAGGCAACAACTTAGCAAGCAATTAGGCCTTGCTCCAAGGCAAGTCAAATTTTGGTTCCAAAATCGTAGAACCCAAATCAAG GCAATACAAGAGAGACATGAAAATTCATTGTTGAAAACTGAAATAGAgaaattaagagagaaaaataagaCCCTAAGAGAGACCATAAACAAAGCTTGTTGCCCTAATTGTGGGGTACCCAATACAAACAAAGATGGTGCCATGCCAACTGAAGAACAACAACTACGTATTGAAAATGTCAAACTCAAAGCTGAG GTAGAGAAGCTAAGAGCAGCTTTAGGGAAACATGCATCAGGAACAATGTCACCTTCATGTTCTACTAGCCATGaccaagaaaatattaaaagttcTTTGGATTTTTACACTGGAATTTTTGGTCTTGATGAATCAAGAATAATGGATATAGTAAACCAAGCAATGGATGAGCTTATAAAGATGGCTACAATGGATGAACCATTGTGGCTACGTAGTTTAGAGACTGGTCGTGAAATACTTAATTATGATGAATATATGAAGGaatttttagttgaaaattCAGATAATGGAAGGCCAAAAAGATCCATTGAAGCTTCAAGAGATACAGGAGTTGTTTTTGCAGATCTTCCAAGGATTGTCCAATGTTTTCTTGATGCT AACCAATGGAAGGAAATGTTTCCATGTTTAATATCTAAGGCTGCAACAGTTGACATTATATGCAAAGGAGAAAGTTCTAACAAGAATGGTGCTGTCCAACTG ATGTTTGCTGAGCTGCAAATGTTAACACCAATGGTTCCTACTAGAGAAGTGTATTTTGTCAGATACTGCAAACAATTGAGTGGTGAAAAATGGGCAATTGTTGATGTGTCCATAGACAAAGTAGAAGACAACATTGATGCATCCCTCGTGAAGTGCAGAAAACGACCATCTGGTTGTATTATTGAGGATAAGTCAAATGGTCATTGCAAA GTAATATGGGTAGAACACTTGGAGTGCCAAAAGAGTGCAGTTCATTCGATGTATCGCACCATTGTAAACAGTGGCCTAGCTTTTGGGGCAAGACATTGGATTGCGACCCTTCAACTTCAATGTGAACGTCTAGTTTTCTTCATGGCAACAAATGTTCCCATGAAGGATTCAACTG GTGTTGCCACATTGGCTGGGAGAAAAAGCATTTTGAAGTTGGCACAAAGAATGACATGGAGTTTCTGTCAAGCTATTAGTGCATCAAGCTTTCATACATGGACCAAAGTTACTAGTAAAACTGGAGAAGATATAAGGATTAGTTCTAGAAAGAATTTGAATGATCCTGGTGAACCTCTTGGGTTGATACTTTGTGCAGTTTCTTCTGTATGGTTGCCTATATCTCCTAATGTTCTGTTTGATTTCTTGAGGGATGAAGCTCGTCGAACTGAG TGGGATATCATGTCTAGTGGTGGGGAAGTGCAGTCCATTGCCAATTTAGCCAAAGGACAAGACAGAGGCAATGCAGTAACAATCCAA ACAATTAAATCTAAAGAAAACAATATGTGGATACTGCAAGATAGCTGCACAAACTCTTATGAATCAATGGTGGTATATGCTCCTGTGGACATTACTGGTATTCAGTCTGTGATGACAGGTTGCGATTCGAGCAATCTTGCCATACTTTCCTCGGGATTCTCGATTATTCCTGACGGTCTAGAGTCAAGGCCAATGGTTATCACTTCAAGGCAGCAAGAGAAAAACACAGATGGAGGATCTTTGTTTACAATAGCATTCCAGATCCTTACCAATTCTTCTCCTACTGCCAAACTAACAATGGAGTCTGTGGACTCGGTCAACTCTCTTGTATCGTGTACATTGAGACACATCAGAACAAGTTTAAATTGCGAAGATG GTCAGTGTTCGGTTTGGCGAAAAATAGTCAGTCCTTCTCCCCTTAAGAGTTTTGTTCATTATTCCATTAGAAAGGAAGGTTTGGCCTTAATATTAATTTGTATCTGCAGCTCTATGTAG